A part of Liolophura sinensis isolate JHLJ2023 chromosome 1, CUHK_Ljap_v2, whole genome shotgun sequence genomic DNA contains:
- the LOC135472010 gene encoding uncharacterized protein LOC135472010 isoform X2, with product MGKKAKAFAQWITGSTHETSTTPQTPQSKDDVKKESERLFTELDSLTREYKRLRQVVEQLGREYEESKDYDPVRRYEKLKGMVKRTIMHLRVTQEEQGTSPGGASGGTGLVQGCKEYAFQMESLKKREEHFSGMSKNDIITDNEKMAEQIQDMKRKCSIIRDLVVQMETQYEQSKRFVMMQRYRLLKSMVKTVIHDHLIT from the exons CCCAGTGGATTACGGGTTCCACTCATGAAA CGTCTACCACTCCTCAGACACCTCAATCCAAAGATGATGTCAAAAAAGAGAGTGAGCGTTTGTTCACGGAACTGGATTCACTAACCCGGGAGTACAAACGGCTCCGACAGGTCGTGGAGCAGCTAGGACGGGAATATGAAGAATCTAAGGACTATGATCCTGTGCGGCGCTATGAGAAACTGAAAGGTATGGTGAAGAGGACTATAATGCACCTGAGGGTGACACAGGAAGAGCAGGGTACGTCTCCGGGAGGGGCCAGTGGGGGCACGGGGCTAGTCCAAGGCTGTAAAGAGTATGCTTTCCAGATGGAATCCCTTAAGAAGAGAGAGGAACATTTTTCAG gtaTGAGCAAAAACGACATTATAACTGACAACGAAAAGATGGCTGAACAAATTCAAgacatgaaaagaaaatgttccATCATTCGCGATTTAGTGGTGCAGATGGAAACCCAGTACGAACAGTCTAAACGTTTTGTGATGATGCAAAGGTATCGACTGTTGAAAAGCATGGTGAAAACAGTCATTCATGATCACCTCATAACGTGA